One Oxalobacteraceae sp. CFBP 8761 DNA segment encodes these proteins:
- a CDS encoding DUF4404 family protein, with the protein MQPEHDADLKARLKALHRELQETGDTDVELETLLRQLDGDIEKVLERRAEQQLDANTYGLGSRTQELAASFAARHPRVEHGLRELGQILSNMGI; encoded by the coding sequence ATGCAACCCGAACACGATGCCGACCTGAAGGCACGCCTGAAAGCCCTGCACCGCGAACTGCAGGAAACCGGTGACACCGATGTCGAACTGGAAACGCTGCTGCGCCAGCTCGATGGCGACATCGAGAAAGTCCTCGAACGCCGCGCCGAGCAGCAGCTCGATGCAAATACCTATGGCCTGGGCTCGCGCACGCAGGAGCTGGCAGCCAGTTTTGCCGCCCGCCACCCGCGCGTCGAGCACGGCTTGCGCGAACTGGGTCAGATCCTGTCGAACATGGGCATTTGA
- a CDS encoding M3 family metallopeptidase, whose product MKRTHIILAAAISAAFANVALAAPAPATAAPMTAAAPFDASNPFAKESSLQYNYPAWDKIKDEHFAPAYAEAMRQHAAEIEKIANNKAAPTFENTIVAMERSGRMLNRVSTAFGTLSGSYTNDTLIALGRDIAPKLSQHSDAIRLNGKLYARIKALYDKRASLKLDSESAYLLDRYNNDFERAGAKLSDADKEKLKAFNSQLAALQTKFAQDTLKEANASALVVDSRAELAGMSDKAIDAAAAEAKKRGMDGKFVLPVVNTTQQASLSVLTNRATREKLLAASMARGSRGGEFDTRNTVLQIAKLRAERAVLLGFPNHAAYNLEEQTAKTTDAVNSLLAELATPAVNNAKKEAADIQKVIDAEKGGFKAAAYDWSFYSDKVRAERYAFDASQLRPYFELNRVLVDGVFFAATKEFGITFKERKDLPGYNEDVRVFDVFDVDGKQLAIFTFDPYARSNKRGGAWANAWVGQSKLLGTKPVIANNLNIPKPAAGEPTLLTYDEVRTTFHEFGHALHGMFSDVQYPRFSGSRVPRDYVEFPSQVNEMWMAWPEVLANYAKHYQTGEPMPKALLDKVQASSQFNEGFRTTEYLAAALLDQAWHQLAPNQIPTDVLAFEAQALKKAGVDFALVPPRYRSTYFSHTFSGGYSAGYYGYLWAEKLDADTVEWFKANGGLTRKNGDHFRKTLLSRGGTLDAMQMYRNFRGKDADIKPLLERRGLTGN is encoded by the coding sequence ATGAAACGTACCCATATCATCCTGGCCGCTGCCATCAGCGCTGCCTTTGCCAATGTCGCGTTGGCCGCGCCTGCGCCGGCGACTGCCGCACCCATGACCGCCGCGGCGCCGTTCGACGCGAGCAACCCGTTCGCCAAAGAGAGCAGCCTGCAATACAACTACCCGGCCTGGGACAAGATCAAGGACGAGCATTTCGCCCCGGCCTACGCCGAAGCGATGCGCCAGCACGCGGCGGAGATCGAGAAGATCGCCAACAACAAGGCTGCGCCAACCTTCGAGAACACCATCGTGGCGATGGAGCGCTCGGGCCGCATGCTGAACCGCGTCAGCACCGCCTTCGGCACGCTGTCGGGTTCTTACACCAACGACACGCTGATCGCGCTGGGCCGCGATATCGCGCCCAAGCTGTCGCAGCACAGCGATGCGATCCGCCTGAACGGCAAGCTGTACGCCCGCATCAAGGCGCTGTACGACAAGCGCGCCAGCCTGAAGCTCGACAGCGAATCGGCCTACCTGCTGGACCGCTACAACAATGACTTCGAGCGCGCCGGCGCCAAGCTGTCGGACGCCGACAAGGAAAAGCTGAAGGCCTTCAACAGCCAGCTGGCCGCCCTGCAGACCAAGTTTGCACAAGACACGCTGAAAGAAGCCAACGCGTCGGCACTGGTGGTCGATTCGCGCGCCGAACTGGCGGGTATGAGCGACAAGGCCATCGACGCCGCCGCCGCCGAAGCCAAGAAGCGCGGCATGGATGGCAAGTTCGTCCTGCCGGTCGTGAACACCACGCAGCAGGCATCGCTGTCGGTGCTGACCAACCGCGCCACGCGCGAAAAACTGCTGGCCGCCTCGATGGCGCGCGGCAGCCGTGGCGGTGAATTCGACACCCGCAACACCGTGCTGCAGATCGCCAAGCTGCGCGCCGAACGCGCCGTGCTGCTGGGCTTCCCGAACCACGCCGCCTACAACCTGGAAGAGCAGACTGCCAAGACCACCGACGCCGTCAACAGCCTGCTGGCCGAACTGGCCACGCCTGCCGTGAACAACGCGAAGAAGGAAGCGGCCGATATCCAGAAGGTGATCGATGCGGAGAAGGGTGGTTTCAAGGCCGCCGCGTATGACTGGAGCTTCTACAGCGACAAGGTACGCGCCGAGCGTTACGCGTTCGACGCCAGCCAGCTGCGTCCGTACTTCGAACTGAACCGCGTGCTGGTCGATGGCGTGTTCTTTGCCGCGACCAAGGAATTCGGCATCACGTTCAAGGAACGCAAGGACCTGCCGGGCTACAACGAAGACGTGCGCGTGTTCGACGTGTTCGACGTCGATGGCAAGCAACTGGCGATCTTCACGTTCGACCCGTACGCCCGCTCCAACAAGCGTGGCGGCGCCTGGGCCAACGCCTGGGTCGGCCAGAGCAAGCTGCTGGGCACCAAACCTGTCATTGCCAACAACCTGAACATCCCGAAGCCGGCCGCCGGCGAGCCGACGCTCTTGACCTACGACGAAGTGCGTACCACGTTCCACGAATTCGGCCACGCGCTGCACGGCATGTTCTCTGATGTGCAGTACCCGCGCTTCTCGGGTTCGCGCGTGCCGCGTGACTACGTCGAGTTCCCGTCGCAGGTCAACGAGATGTGGATGGCCTGGCCGGAAGTGCTGGCCAACTACGCCAAGCATTACCAGACTGGCGAGCCGATGCCGAAAGCACTGCTGGACAAGGTGCAGGCATCGTCGCAGTTCAACGAAGGCTTCCGCACCACCGAGTACCTGGCCGCTGCGCTGCTGGACCAGGCCTGGCACCAGCTGGCGCCGAACCAGATCCCGACCGATGTGCTGGCGTTCGAAGCGCAGGCACTCAAGAAGGCCGGCGTTGACTTCGCCCTGGTGCCGCCGCGTTATCGCAGCACGTACTTCTCGCACACGTTCTCGGGCGGTTACTCGGCCGGTTACTACGGCTACCTGTGGGCCGAAAAGCTCGACGCCGACACGGTCGAGTGGTTCAAGGCCAATGGCGGCCTGACGCGCAAGAACGGCGACCATTTCCGCAAGACGCTGCTGTCGCGTGGCGGCACGCTGGACGCGATGCAGATGTACCGTAATTTCCGCGGCAAGGATGCGGATATCAAGCCGCTGCTGGAGCGTCGTGGGTTGACGGGTAATTAA
- a CDS encoding M3 family metallopeptidase translates to MNRPKLLLIAAGVALATLAFSKSASAALPASNPFAKPSTLQYGYPAFDKIKNEHFAPAFDEGMREQAAEIAKIANNKAAPTFDNTIVAMERSGQLLGRVRAVFYTLTGSYTNDTLQALDKDLAPKFAAHSDAIRLNPALFARIKTLHDKRATLGLDAESAFLLERYYKDFVRAGANLSAADKVKLKDYNGKLAALQTQFSQNVLKEVNASAFVVDTRAELAGLPEKAIDAAAAEAKKRGLDGKFVIPVVNTTQQAPLAVLTNRATREKLLTTSMIRGSRGGEFDNRDVVLQLAKLRAERAELLGYENYAAYSLEDQTAKNTTSVNKLLGDLTAPAVRNAKKEAAEIQAVIDAEKGGFKLAAQDWAIYSDKVRTAKYAFDANQLKPYFEFDNVLEKGTFFAATKLWGITFKRRTDLPTYDADVRVYDVFEENGAHLAIFVVDPYARPNKRGGAWMSSLVDQSFLLDKKPVITNNLNLTKPAAGEPTLLTWDEVRTTFHEFGHATHGWFSKVKYPRFSGTSVPRDYVELPSQVYEMWMAWPEVMASYAKHYQTGAVMPKELLDKLRASQKFNEGYRTTEYLAAAVLDQRWHQLGSKAIPTDVKTFEQQALKDAGLDFAPVPPRYSSTYFSHAMGGGYSAGYYSYLWAERLDADAGEWFKENGGLQRKNGDRFRNMVLSKGGTVDAVEMYRAFRGRDPVIEPLLERRGLN, encoded by the coding sequence ATGAACCGTCCAAAACTGCTGCTGATCGCAGCCGGCGTTGCCCTTGCCACCCTCGCGTTTTCCAAGTCTGCCAGCGCTGCGCTGCCAGCCTCGAATCCGTTCGCCAAGCCGAGCACCCTGCAGTACGGCTACCCGGCCTTCGACAAGATCAAGAACGAGCACTTCGCGCCGGCGTTTGACGAAGGCATGCGCGAGCAGGCTGCTGAAATCGCCAAGATCGCCAACAACAAGGCGGCGCCGACGTTCGACAACACGATCGTGGCGATGGAGCGCTCGGGCCAGCTGCTGGGCCGCGTGCGCGCCGTGTTCTACACGCTGACCGGTTCGTACACCAACGACACGCTGCAGGCACTGGACAAGGACCTGGCGCCGAAATTCGCCGCCCACAGCGACGCGATCCGCCTGAACCCGGCCCTGTTTGCCCGCATCAAGACGCTGCACGACAAGCGCGCCACGCTCGGCCTGGATGCCGAATCGGCATTCCTGCTCGAGCGCTACTACAAGGACTTCGTGCGCGCCGGTGCCAACCTGTCCGCTGCCGACAAGGTCAAGCTCAAGGACTACAACGGCAAGCTGGCCGCACTGCAGACCCAGTTCAGCCAGAACGTGCTGAAGGAAGTCAACGCCTCGGCCTTCGTCGTCGACACCCGCGCCGAACTGGCCGGCCTGCCCGAGAAGGCGATCGATGCGGCCGCCGCCGAAGCGAAAAAGCGCGGCCTGGATGGCAAGTTCGTCATCCCGGTTGTCAACACCACGCAGCAAGCGCCGCTGGCCGTGCTGACCAACCGCGCCACGCGCGAAAAACTGCTCACCACGTCGATGATCCGCGGCAGCCGCGGCGGCGAATTCGACAACCGCGACGTCGTGCTGCAACTGGCGAAATTGCGCGCCGAACGCGCCGAGCTGCTGGGCTATGAAAACTACGCCGCCTACTCGCTCGAAGACCAGACCGCGAAGAACACCACGTCGGTCAACAAGCTGCTGGGCGACCTGACCGCGCCGGCCGTGCGCAACGCAAAGAAAGAAGCGGCCGAGATCCAGGCCGTGATCGATGCAGAGAAGGGCGGCTTCAAGCTGGCCGCGCAGGACTGGGCGATCTACAGCGACAAGGTGCGCACCGCCAAGTACGCGTTCGACGCCAACCAGCTCAAGCCGTACTTCGAATTCGACAACGTGCTGGAGAAAGGCACGTTTTTCGCTGCGACCAAACTCTGGGGCATCACCTTCAAGCGCCGCACCGACCTGCCGACCTACGACGCCGACGTGCGCGTGTATGACGTGTTCGAAGAAAACGGCGCCCACCTGGCGATCTTCGTGGTCGACCCGTATGCGCGCCCGAACAAGCGCGGCGGCGCATGGATGAGTTCGCTGGTCGACCAGAGCTTCCTGCTCGACAAGAAGCCCGTCATCACCAACAACCTGAACCTGACCAAGCCGGCCGCAGGCGAGCCGACCCTGCTGACCTGGGACGAAGTGCGCACGACGTTCCATGAATTCGGCCACGCAACCCACGGCTGGTTCTCGAAGGTCAAGTACCCGCGCTTCTCGGGCACCAGCGTGCCACGCGACTACGTCGAGCTGCCATCGCAGGTCTACGAGATGTGGATGGCCTGGCCCGAAGTGATGGCCAGCTATGCCAAGCATTACCAGACCGGCGCCGTAATGCCGAAGGAACTGCTCGACAAGCTGCGCGCGTCGCAGAAGTTCAATGAAGGCTACCGCACCACCGAGTACCTGGCTGCTGCGGTGCTCGACCAGCGCTGGCACCAGCTTGGCTCGAAAGCCATCCCGACCGACGTGAAGACGTTCGAGCAGCAAGCGCTGAAGGATGCGGGCCTGGACTTCGCACCGGTCCCGCCGCGCTACAGCAGCACGTACTTCTCGCACGCGATGGGCGGTGGTTATTCGGCTGGCTATTACAGCTACCTGTGGGCCGAGCGCCTCGACGCCGATGCCGGCGAATGGTTCAAGGAAAACGGCGGCCTGCAGCGCAAGAACGGCGATCGCTTCCGCAATATGGTCCTGTCGAAGGGCGGCACTGTCGATGCGGTCGAGATGTACCGCGCCTTCCGTGGCCGCGATCCGGTCATCGAGCCGCTGCTGGAACGCCGTGGCCTGAATTGA
- a CDS encoding M3 family metallopeptidase: MIRPQLLIVAAGVALACSAIAAPAAPALDASNPFAKPSSLPLQYPAFDKIKDAHYLPAFAAGMREELREVEAIANDKAAPTFDNTIVALEKSGQLLARVNATFGNLHGANTNDTLDAVDREMSPKLAAHTDAIHLNAKLFARVKALHDKRASLGLDAESTHLLERYYKEFVRAGANLSAANQAKLKAYNGEIASLQSDFQQRVLKGANAAALIVNTRAELAGLSDAEINAAAAEATKRGQKGKFAIPIVNTSIQPGLSVLTHRATRERLMKASLERGTKGGEFDTTKQVLRLAKLRAERAVLLGYPNFAAYSQELETARNPAAVNKLLGDLAKPAVNNAKKEAVEIQAAINKDGGKFEVASWDWPLYADKVRAEKFNFDDSQLRPYFELNRVLVDGVFFAATKEYGITFKERKDLPTYDPDVRTFDVYDVDGKLLTIFIFDPYARSNKQGGAWMNEYVSQSHLLGQKPVIGNHLNIPKPPAGEPTLLTYDEVVTTFHEFGHALHGMFSDVKYPKFSGTNVPRDFVEYPSQVNEMWVTWPEVLANYAKHYKTGAPMPKDLLDKVVASKKFGQGYTTTAYLAAALLDQRWHQITPNQVPTDVLSFEAKALADAGVAYAPVPPRYRSAYFSHSMGGGYSAGYYAYLWSERLDAETVKWFTESGGLTRKNGDHFRKTLLSRGGTQEAMDLFRNFRGRDPVIGPLLERRGLTATPSND, translated from the coding sequence ATGATCCGTCCTCAACTGCTCATCGTGGCAGCCGGCGTCGCGCTGGCGTGTTCCGCCATCGCAGCGCCTGCCGCACCCGCCCTCGACGCATCCAACCCGTTCGCCAAGCCCAGCAGCCTGCCGCTGCAATACCCGGCGTTCGACAAGATCAAGGATGCGCACTACCTGCCTGCGTTCGCTGCCGGCATGCGCGAAGAACTGCGCGAAGTCGAGGCGATCGCCAACGACAAGGCGGCGCCGACGTTCGACAACACGATCGTGGCGCTGGAAAAATCCGGCCAGTTGCTGGCACGCGTAAACGCGACCTTCGGCAATCTGCACGGCGCCAACACCAACGACACGCTCGACGCAGTCGATCGCGAGATGTCGCCCAAGCTGGCGGCGCACACCGATGCAATCCACCTGAACGCGAAGCTGTTCGCGCGCGTCAAGGCGCTGCACGACAAACGTGCTTCGCTCGGCCTGGATGCCGAATCGACGCACCTGCTCGAGCGCTACTACAAGGAATTCGTGCGCGCCGGCGCCAACCTGTCGGCGGCCAACCAGGCCAAGCTGAAGGCCTACAACGGCGAGATCGCTTCGCTGCAGTCGGACTTCCAGCAGCGCGTGCTCAAGGGCGCGAATGCCGCCGCCCTGATCGTGAATACCCGCGCTGAACTGGCGGGCCTGTCCGATGCCGAGATCAATGCCGCCGCTGCTGAAGCGACCAAGCGCGGCCAGAAGGGCAAGTTCGCGATCCCGATCGTCAACACGTCGATCCAGCCTGGCCTGTCGGTGCTGACGCACCGCGCCACGCGCGAGCGCCTGATGAAAGCCTCGCTCGAGCGCGGCACCAAGGGCGGCGAATTCGACACGACCAAGCAGGTGCTGCGCCTGGCCAAGCTGCGCGCCGAACGCGCCGTGCTGCTGGGTTACCCGAACTTCGCGGCCTACTCGCAAGAGCTGGAAACCGCGCGCAATCCGGCCGCTGTCAACAAGCTGCTGGGCGACCTGGCCAAGCCGGCCGTCAACAACGCGAAGAAGGAAGCCGTCGAGATCCAGGCCGCGATCAATAAAGACGGCGGCAAATTCGAGGTGGCAAGCTGGGACTGGCCGCTGTACGCCGACAAGGTGCGCGCCGAGAAATTCAATTTCGACGACAGCCAGCTGCGCCCGTATTTTGAACTGAACCGCGTGCTGGTCGATGGCGTGTTCTTCGCCGCGACCAAGGAATACGGCATCACGTTCAAGGAACGCAAGGACCTGCCGACGTATGACCCCGACGTGCGCACCTTCGACGTGTACGACGTCGACGGCAAGCTGCTGACGATCTTCATTTTCGATCCGTACGCACGCAGCAACAAGCAGGGCGGCGCCTGGATGAACGAGTACGTCTCCCAGTCGCACCTGCTGGGTCAGAAGCCCGTCATCGGCAACCACCTGAACATTCCGAAGCCGCCAGCCGGCGAGCCGACGCTGCTGACGTACGACGAAGTGGTCACCACGTTCCACGAATTCGGCCACGCGCTGCACGGCATGTTCTCGGACGTGAAGTACCCAAAATTCTCGGGCACGAACGTGCCGCGCGACTTCGTCGAGTATCCGTCGCAGGTCAACGAAATGTGGGTGACCTGGCCTGAAGTGCTGGCCAATTACGCCAAGCATTACAAGACCGGCGCGCCGATGCCGAAGGACTTGCTGGACAAGGTCGTCGCGTCGAAGAAGTTCGGCCAGGGCTACACCACCACCGCGTACCTGGCGGCGGCGCTGCTCGACCAGCGCTGGCACCAGATCACGCCAAACCAGGTGCCTACCGACGTGCTGAGCTTCGAAGCGAAGGCGCTGGCCGATGCAGGCGTGGCGTATGCACCGGTGCCGCCGCGCTACCGCAGCGCGTACTTCTCGCACTCGATGGGCGGCGGCTATTCGGCCGGCTACTACGCCTACCTGTGGAGCGAGCGCCTGGACGCCGAGACGGTCAAATGGTTCACCGAAAGCGGTGGCCTGACGCGCAAGAACGGCGACCATTTCCGCAAGACGCTGCTCTCGCGTGGCGGCACGCAAGAAGCGATGGACCTGTTCCGCAACTTCCGTGGCCGCGATCCGGTGATTGGCCCACTGCTGGAACGCCGCGGCCTGACCGCGACGCCGTCGAACGACTGA
- a CDS encoding GMC family oxidoreductase, producing the protein MTLSSSSFDAIVVGTGPGGASVARELARAGSRVLLLEQGGAAPLAGTVTQMASMAAVPGRGAFIHRDASLLVAGTTLGGSSAVNFATAAAPPAAYFAAFGIDLAPSLAELRAELPLAPLPDALVGPMATRIMTAAHAAGIDWKKLDKMIRPALCRSGCWRCTYGCPFGAKWSARDFVEQAVGFGAVLQAASRVTRVLLEGGRASGVEVRHGGQLQTIHAPLVILSGGGIGSPRILHASGLGPRDAPFFSDPVVAVMGSVTDIDGGAEVPMAAGWHDPEAGIALADLTLPRPMYQAFATQVGRVDRLFAHRRTLSIMVKIRDDISGRVGPRWADKRLSAGDRARLQKGEQMARTILQAAGARHVFKSWHFAAHPGGSVRIGAGVDADLRTRALGLYVCDASVIPQPWGLPPTLTLLCLGKRLGQHLARVG; encoded by the coding sequence ATGACCCTTTCTTCCTCTTCCTTCGACGCCATCGTGGTCGGCACCGGCCCGGGCGGGGCCAGCGTCGCGCGTGAACTGGCGCGCGCCGGCAGCCGGGTCCTGCTGCTCGAACAGGGCGGCGCGGCGCCCCTCGCCGGCACGGTCACGCAGATGGCATCGATGGCGGCCGTGCCCGGGCGCGGCGCCTTCATCCACCGCGATGCATCGCTGCTGGTAGCCGGCACGACGCTGGGCGGCAGCTCGGCCGTCAACTTCGCCACTGCGGCCGCGCCGCCGGCGGCCTACTTCGCCGCATTCGGTATCGACCTGGCCCCGAGCCTGGCCGAACTGCGCGCGGAATTGCCGCTCGCGCCCCTGCCCGATGCGCTGGTCGGCCCGATGGCCACGCGCATCATGACGGCGGCGCATGCGGCCGGCATTGACTGGAAAAAACTCGACAAGATGATCCGGCCGGCGCTGTGCCGCAGCGGTTGCTGGCGCTGCACCTACGGCTGCCCGTTCGGCGCCAAGTGGAGTGCCCGTGATTTCGTCGAACAGGCGGTCGGATTTGGCGCCGTGCTGCAAGCGGCCAGCCGCGTCACGCGCGTGCTGCTGGAGGGCGGCCGGGCGAGCGGTGTCGAGGTGCGGCATGGTGGCCAGCTGCAGACGATCCACGCGCCGCTGGTGATCCTCAGTGGCGGCGGGATCGGCAGTCCGCGCATCCTGCATGCATCAGGGCTGGGGCCGCGCGATGCGCCGTTCTTCAGCGATCCGGTGGTGGCCGTGATGGGCAGCGTGACCGACATCGATGGCGGCGCCGAAGTCCCGATGGCGGCCGGCTGGCACGACCCGGAGGCCGGCATCGCGCTGGCCGACCTGACCTTGCCGCGCCCGATGTACCAGGCCTTTGCAACGCAGGTCGGGCGCGTGGACCGCTTGTTCGCACACCGGCGCACCCTGAGCATCATGGTCAAGATTCGTGACGACATCAGCGGGCGCGTCGGACCGCGCTGGGCCGACAAGCGCCTGAGCGCTGGCGACCGCGCGCGCCTGCAAAAGGGCGAACAGATGGCGCGCACGATCCTGCAGGCAGCCGGTGCGCGGCACGTGTTCAAGAGCTGGCATTTCGCGGCGCACCCGGGCGGCAGCGTGCGGATCGGCGCCGGGGTCGACGCCGATCTGCGCACGCGTGCGCTGGGCTTATATGTGTGCGATGCGTCGGTGATCCCGCAGCCATGGGGCTTGCCGCCGACACTCACCCTGCTGTGCCTGGGCAAGCGCCTGGGGCAGCACCTGGCGCGAGTCGGATGA
- a CDS encoding SlyX family protein yields the protein MDQEERFVNLEIKLSQQEDLLDELNKTIYRQERRIDELEAMVGKLADHLRSLRDAGQAPLNERPPHY from the coding sequence GTGGACCAGGAAGAACGTTTCGTCAATCTTGAAATCAAGCTCTCGCAGCAGGAAGACCTGCTCGATGAGCTGAACAAGACCATCTACCGCCAGGAACGCCGTATCGATGAGCTCGAGGCAATGGTCGGCAAGCTGGCCGACCACCTGCGCTCCCTGCGCGACGCCGGCCAGGCGCCACTCAACGAACGTCCCCCGCACTATTGA
- a CDS encoding DUF4214 domain-containing protein yields MATPSDITVTPLTGLNHIDALLDKGPDWNFLSNNNANVLFYTFSTTSGNESGRTGQETFSVSQQANARTAFNYLQQVTGIQFQETMSGASAQFHLANLNLDGAYTTGLNSWLSQRSGTETTLTAYNANAYVYLDNTEWRAMTQDLTVGGQGYETLLHELGHALGLKHPFPEPGDDSLAVLPDSEDNTSNTIMSYTSAGGWHSTYQPYDIAALNWLYGGDGLRGELGINSTTGARYLTGSYKDDVLTGTQFNDTLQGNGGNDMIDGGEGTDTVIFNGNRGGYAFSTLADGALAVTGADGTDTLRNVEWLQFADMRVERANVATDTVAPPPPVMAVTQNGYLYARGSQPGMNGTAEANATVKVYLNEKVIATATADANGLWSARSTVALADGLNYRAYATATDAAGNVSTGSSGVTFHIDATPPTIPTVNIAMAAGGNKPVFSGNGEAGTTIELYRDGDFTKIGTAVVGANGAWSLTSQPLPNGNYNVIVTSLDLAGNARAGQVTAAVSISHPGYQAGTANADTIVMNAGSTAVDAGVGIDTVVFGGARADFAVKKETWGYSVTGANGEVDGLFNVERIQFNDGWKAIDDNSAKIFRLYQAIMGRESDEGGLGFWTKHLDNGTLLTTIAAGFMEAPEFDTLYGAAPSNEEFIYKLYDNVLNREPDAGGLLYWTAEIGRLGREQLVIEFSESPENQALVIETVGKGLDFIPYA; encoded by the coding sequence ATGGCAACTCCTTCCGACATTACCGTCACCCCGCTTACCGGACTGAACCATATCGACGCCTTGCTGGACAAGGGACCCGACTGGAACTTCCTCAGCAATAACAACGCCAACGTGCTGTTCTATACGTTCTCGACCACATCGGGCAATGAAAGCGGCCGGACGGGCCAGGAAACGTTCAGCGTCTCCCAGCAAGCCAATGCACGGACGGCGTTCAATTATCTGCAGCAAGTGACGGGGATCCAGTTTCAGGAAACGATGTCCGGCGCGAGCGCCCAGTTTCATCTGGCCAATCTGAACCTGGATGGCGCCTACACGACGGGCCTGAACAGCTGGTTGTCGCAGCGTAGCGGCACCGAGACCACGCTGACCGCGTACAACGCCAATGCCTACGTCTACCTGGACAACACCGAGTGGCGCGCGATGACCCAGGACCTGACGGTCGGCGGCCAGGGTTACGAGACCCTGCTGCACGAACTGGGCCATGCCCTTGGCCTGAAGCACCCGTTCCCGGAACCCGGTGATGACAGCCTGGCCGTGCTGCCCGACAGCGAAGACAACACGAGCAATACGATCATGTCGTACACCAGCGCCGGCGGTTGGCACAGCACTTACCAGCCCTACGACATCGCGGCACTGAACTGGCTGTATGGCGGCGATGGCCTGCGCGGCGAGCTCGGCATCAACAGCACGACGGGCGCACGCTATCTGACGGGGAGCTACAAGGACGATGTCCTGACCGGCACCCAATTCAACGACACATTGCAGGGCAACGGAGGGAACGACATGATTGACGGCGGCGAAGGCACGGACACGGTAATTTTCAATGGCAACCGCGGTGGGTATGCATTTTCCACACTGGCCGATGGCGCGCTGGCGGTGACGGGGGCCGATGGCACCGATACGCTGCGCAATGTCGAATGGCTGCAGTTTGCCGACATGCGTGTCGAGCGCGCCAACGTGGCGACCGATACTGTGGCGCCACCGCCGCCAGTGATGGCCGTGACGCAGAATGGCTACCTGTATGCGCGTGGCAGCCAGCCGGGCATGAATGGCACGGCGGAAGCGAATGCGACGGTTAAGGTCTATCTCAACGAGAAGGTCATTGCCACCGCCACGGCGGACGCGAATGGCCTGTGGAGCGCCCGTTCGACCGTGGCGCTGGCCGATGGCCTGAACTACCGCGCGTATGCCACCGCCACCGATGCGGCCGGCAACGTCTCGACGGGCAGCAGCGGCGTCACGTTCCACATCGACGCCACCCCGCCGACGATCCCGACCGTGAATATTGCCATGGCAGCAGGCGGCAACAAGCCGGTCTTCAGCGGCAACGGCGAAGCCGGCACCACGATCGAACTGTACCGCGACGGCGACTTCACCAAGATCGGCACCGCCGTGGTCGGCGCGAATGGCGCATGGTCGCTGACGTCGCAACCGCTGCCAAACGGTAACTACAACGTGATCGTGACGTCGCTGGACCTGGCCGGCAATGCGCGTGCCGGCCAGGTCACGGCTGCCGTATCGATCTCGCACCCAGGCTACCAGGCCGGCACCGCGAACGCGGACACCATCGTCATGAATGCGGGCAGCACTGCCGTGGACGCGGGCGTCGGCATCGATACCGTGGTGTTTGGCGGCGCACGCGCCGACTTCGCCGTCAAGAAGGAAACCTGGGGCTACTCGGTGACGGGCGCCAATGGCGAAGTCGACGGCCTGTTCAACGTCGAGCGCATCCAGTTCAACGATGGCTGGAAGGCGATCGACGACAATTCGGCCAAGATCTTCCGCCTCTACCAGGCCATCATGGGCCGCGAGTCGGACGAAGGTGGCCTGGGCTTCTGGACCAAGCACCTCGATAACGGCACGCTGCTGACCACGATCGCTGCCGGCTTCATGGAAGCGCCCGAATTCGACACGCTGTATGGCGCCGCGCCAAGCAACGAAGAATTCATCTACAAGCTGTACGACAACGTGCTCAATCGCGAGCCCGATGCCGGCGGTCTGCTGTACTGGACGGCGGAAATCGGTCGCCTTGGCCGGGAACAGCTGGTGATCGAGTTCAGCGAAAGCCCGGAAAACCAGGCGCTCGTCATCGAGACGGTCGGCAAGGGCCTGGACTTCATTCCTTACGCCTGA